In Arthrobacter citreus, a genomic segment contains:
- a CDS encoding PfkB family carbohydrate kinase has translation MTNTQNPDTRLDLFLTGPLFFDIVFTGLPASPQPGTEVWAEGMGSLPGGIANLAVAASRLGLKTGLAAGFGDDAYGAWAWSLLEQQEKIDLQRSRTFRGWHSAVTVSLARQGDRSMITHGHPIPVTQRELIGTPPPARAALAELVRPDGEEPWWKDYGAGETLVFAGVGWDPSELWDPAVLADLPLCHAFLPNHVEAMAYTRTDTPETALSRLSDQVPLAVVTKGADGAIATDASTGETASVPGLRVNALDPTGAGDVFAAGMVTGTLEQWPLEQRLLFASLCSALSVQHFGGSLAAPGWGDIMDWWEPAKARSAGNQESADIARRYGFLDDLVSDKAHNAVRRAEATFGLLTEVEAFS, from the coding sequence GTGACAAACACGCAGAACCCCGATACCCGGCTGGACCTGTTCCTCACGGGCCCACTGTTTTTCGACATTGTCTTTACCGGCCTGCCCGCATCCCCCCAGCCGGGCACCGAAGTATGGGCCGAGGGCATGGGCTCCCTGCCCGGCGGCATCGCCAATCTGGCCGTTGCCGCATCCCGGCTGGGCCTGAAGACCGGTCTCGCCGCCGGTTTCGGCGATGATGCCTACGGAGCCTGGGCCTGGTCCCTGCTGGAACAGCAGGAGAAGATCGACCTGCAGCGTTCGCGCACCTTCCGCGGCTGGCACTCCGCCGTCACGGTGTCCCTGGCCCGGCAGGGAGACCGCAGCATGATCACCCACGGCCATCCCATTCCCGTCACCCAGCGCGAGCTGATCGGCACCCCGCCCCCGGCCCGGGCGGCCCTGGCCGAACTGGTGCGCCCGGACGGCGAGGAACCCTGGTGGAAGGATTACGGCGCGGGGGAAACCCTGGTGTTCGCCGGCGTGGGCTGGGACCCCAGCGAGCTGTGGGATCCGGCGGTGCTGGCCGACCTGCCGCTGTGCCATGCGTTCCTGCCGAACCACGTGGAAGCCATGGCCTACACCCGCACCGACACCCCCGAAACGGCGCTCAGCCGGCTGTCGGACCAGGTTCCGCTCGCCGTCGTCACCAAGGGTGCCGACGGCGCCATTGCCACCGATGCCTCCACCGGCGAAACCGCTTCCGTTCCCGGCCTGCGCGTCAACGCCCTGGACCCCACCGGCGCCGGTGACGTCTTTGCGGCCGGGATGGTGACCGGCACCCTGGAGCAGTGGCCGCTGGAGCAGCGGCTGCTTTTCGCGTCCCTGTGTTCAGCCCTGTCCGTGCAGCACTTCGGCGGATCGCTCGCCGCGCCGGGTTGGGGCGACATCATGGACTGGTGGGAACCCGCCAAGGCCCGGTCCGCAGGCAACCAGGAATCCGCTGACATCGCCCGGCGCTACGGCTTCCTCGATGACCTCGTATCGGACAAGGCGCACAACGCCGTCCGCCGGGCCGAGGCCACCTTCGGCCTGCTCACCGAAGTGGAGGCCTTCTCATGA
- a CDS encoding D-2-hydroxyacid dehydrogenase, whose amino-acid sequence MNAHPVITVLAGNRPLVGMEELQREAEVRVTDDAGLPEALAGADILYLWDYFADGVRRAWPAADSLRWIHVPAAGVDKLMFPELVSSEVVLTNARGVFDRPMAEHVLGSMFHFAKNFGLASAQQRQRQWRHYATGDLAGASVLVAGTGSIGRCTARLLAAVGLRVDGTGRTARGGDADFGTIHASADFAAVAGAYDYVVLAAPLTPDTRGMLSREVLTAMKPTAVLINVGRGALADEAALEDALRGGALAGAALDVFETEPLPESSGLWELENVLVTPHLSGDSQNQLPALARQFADNLAAFKAGRPLANVVDKQLGFVVS is encoded by the coding sequence ATGAATGCGCACCCCGTCATCACCGTCCTCGCCGGAAACCGGCCCCTCGTTGGTATGGAAGAGCTGCAGCGCGAGGCCGAGGTCCGGGTGACCGACGACGCCGGCCTCCCCGAGGCGCTGGCCGGCGCGGACATCCTTTATCTCTGGGATTACTTCGCCGACGGCGTGCGGCGGGCCTGGCCGGCCGCTGATTCCCTGCGCTGGATACATGTGCCCGCGGCCGGAGTGGACAAACTGATGTTTCCCGAGCTGGTGTCTTCGGAGGTGGTGCTGACCAACGCCCGCGGTGTTTTTGACCGTCCCATGGCCGAACACGTGCTGGGATCCATGTTCCATTTCGCCAAGAACTTCGGGCTTGCCTCCGCCCAGCAGCGGCAGCGGCAGTGGCGGCACTACGCCACCGGTGACCTGGCGGGAGCCTCGGTGCTGGTGGCCGGAACCGGCAGCATTGGCCGGTGCACCGCCCGGCTCCTGGCCGCCGTCGGCCTGCGGGTGGACGGAACGGGCCGCACCGCCCGCGGCGGGGACGCAGACTTCGGCACCATCCATGCCAGCGCCGATTTCGCCGCCGTGGCGGGTGCCTATGACTATGTGGTCCTGGCGGCGCCGCTGACACCGGACACACGCGGAATGCTCAGCCGGGAGGTCCTCACCGCCATGAAGCCGACGGCGGTGCTCATCAACGTGGGCCGGGGCGCCCTGGCGGACGAGGCGGCGCTGGAGGACGCGCTGCGAGGCGGCGCCCTGGCCGGAGCGGCGCTGGATGTGTTTGAAACCGAACCGCTGCCGGAATCGAGCGGATTGTGGGAGCTGGAGAACGTGCTGGTGACCCCGCACCTGTCCGGGGATTCGCAGAACCAGCTGCCGGCGCTGGCCCGCCAGTTCGCGGACAATCTGGCGGCGTTCAAGGCCGGGCGGCCGCTGGCCAACGTCGTGGACAAGCAGCTGGGATTCGTTGTGTCCTGA
- a CDS encoding SGNH/GDSL hydrolase family protein has translation MLAAGILLAGCSPAPAVEESTPAASRTPPVTQEPSGSAPVPAAPGEVTTREPAPERAPAAAARLAALIGKPGKPAQVVLLGDSFAAGEGAGSYKPIDGVAESLCHRSSEALASAGETGPQTGPIVHNFACSRARISALETAQQVEGHGPGGVPAQLEQMAGVRPDLVLLSIGGNDLGFADLLQACVAATEPCGEDIGLAKSTEQKLLSLGPELTETYRRVGTAARAPVLVLPYPRMFDAGAAECGRLSSGELDFGLRVTDALNAVLEESVQAAGLPDVRYAGALEDSFAGRGACSADPLVNTARIGPLLGAVASVSASQEILHPTADGYRVLTEDLVRWLEEHPA, from the coding sequence ATGCTGGCGGCAGGGATTCTTCTGGCGGGATGCTCGCCTGCCCCTGCCGTTGAAGAGAGCACTCCGGCCGCCAGCCGTACCCCGCCGGTTACGCAGGAGCCGTCCGGTTCCGCACCCGTTCCGGCGGCACCCGGGGAGGTAACTACGCGGGAGCCGGCACCCGAACGGGCTCCTGCTGCTGCGGCAAGGCTGGCGGCGCTTATCGGGAAACCAGGGAAACCGGCACAGGTGGTGCTGCTCGGCGATTCCTTTGCTGCCGGTGAAGGCGCCGGTTCCTACAAACCGATTGACGGCGTCGCCGAAAGCCTTTGCCACCGCAGCTCCGAGGCGCTGGCATCGGCGGGGGAGACGGGTCCGCAAACCGGGCCTATTGTCCACAACTTTGCCTGCTCGCGTGCGCGCATTTCCGCGCTGGAAACCGCGCAGCAGGTGGAAGGGCACGGTCCCGGCGGAGTTCCGGCGCAGTTGGAGCAAATGGCCGGAGTGCGTCCTGACCTTGTCCTTCTGTCTATTGGCGGCAACGATCTGGGCTTCGCGGACCTGCTGCAGGCCTGCGTGGCTGCAACAGAGCCCTGCGGTGAGGACATCGGCCTGGCGAAAAGCACGGAGCAGAAGCTGCTTTCGCTGGGCCCGGAGCTCACGGAGACCTACCGCAGGGTGGGGACCGCGGCCCGTGCGCCGGTGCTCGTACTGCCGTATCCGCGAATGTTCGACGCCGGTGCTGCTGAATGCGGGCGGCTGTCGTCCGGGGAACTGGACTTCGGGCTGCGTGTCACCGACGCCCTGAACGCAGTGCTGGAGGAATCCGTGCAGGCAGCGGGCCTGCCGGACGTGAGGTACGCCGGTGCACTGGAGGATTCCTTTGCCGGCCGGGGAGCCTGCAGCGCGGATCCCCTGGTGAACACGGCCCGCATTGGGCCACTTCTGGGTGCGGTGGCCTCGGTTTCCGCATCCCAGGAAATACTGCATCCCACCGCGGACGGCTACCGGGTTTTGACGGAAGACCTTGTGCGGTGGCTGGAAGAACATCCGGCCTAA
- a CDS encoding FAD-binding oxidoreductase, whose amino-acid sequence MVKPGGGGAGSAPAVAVLGAGILGVSTAVELLRGGARVTLVTEGHPASGASGRSLSWLNSGGDYPPAYHRLRLAGMDRYRTLLSENPGIDWLRFDGGVYWSADGAAAPPAERYEHQRNQAYDARLVPAAEVPALVPGLDPAALPPVVLFNPGEGWVSLPHLIRHLLHEFAFRGGTLITGAGNTGVVVDGGTAVGLRSAAGETYPADVVLVAGGAGTPAILDRLGYQLGDRSDLAMLVVTEPKAHGLKAVLNTPRVSLRPHPGSRLAMDHTWYLDQITPDGDGGWSVDPQVAQDLVDEASSLLAGHPRLMPQSWRIGLKPVPGDGLPVLGEISGLPGCYMAFTHSGATLGLIAGELLAAEILAGRRHPVLAPFRPDRLLTARNPDLPARRGAPAP is encoded by the coding sequence GTGGTGAAGCCCGGTGGCGGCGGGGCTGGGTCTGCTCCGGCCGTCGCGGTGCTCGGCGCCGGGATCCTGGGGGTCTCGACGGCGGTGGAACTGCTGCGCGGCGGCGCCCGCGTCACGCTGGTGACTGAAGGACACCCGGCCAGCGGGGCCTCGGGACGCTCGCTGTCCTGGCTGAACTCCGGGGGTGACTACCCGCCGGCCTACCACCGGCTGCGGCTGGCCGGCATGGACCGCTACCGGACTTTGCTGTCGGAGAACCCTGGGATTGACTGGCTGCGGTTCGACGGCGGGGTGTATTGGAGCGCGGACGGGGCCGCGGCGCCACCGGCGGAACGGTATGAGCACCAGCGGAACCAGGCGTACGACGCGCGGCTGGTTCCCGCGGCCGAGGTCCCCGCCCTGGTGCCGGGCCTGGACCCTGCGGCGCTGCCGCCCGTGGTGCTGTTCAACCCCGGCGAGGGGTGGGTGAGCCTGCCGCACCTGATCCGGCATCTGCTGCACGAGTTTGCGTTCCGCGGCGGAACGCTGATCACCGGCGCCGGCAACACCGGCGTCGTCGTCGACGGCGGGACCGCCGTCGGGCTTCGGAGCGCGGCTGGAGAAACGTATCCGGCCGACGTTGTCCTGGTGGCCGGCGGCGCCGGCACACCTGCCATCCTGGACCGGCTGGGCTATCAGCTCGGGGACCGCTCGGACCTGGCGATGCTGGTGGTGACGGAACCGAAGGCCCACGGACTGAAGGCAGTGCTGAACACTCCGCGGGTTTCCCTCCGCCCGCATCCGGGATCGCGGCTGGCGATGGACCACACCTGGTACCTGGACCAGATCACGCCTGACGGGGACGGCGGCTGGAGTGTGGATCCGCAGGTGGCGCAGGACCTGGTGGATGAAGCATCATCGCTCCTGGCCGGACATCCCCGGCTGATGCCGCAGAGCTGGCGGATCGGGCTCAAGCCGGTGCCCGGTGACGGGCTTCCCGTCCTGGGTGAAATCTCCGGCCTGCCCGGCTGCTACATGGCGTTCACCCATTCCGGGGCGACCCTGGGCCTGATCGCCGGGGAACTGCTGGCCGCGGAAATCCTTGCCGGGCGCCGGCATCCGGTGCTGGCACCGTTCCGTCCCGACCGCCTGCTGACGGCCCGGAATCCTGACCTGCCGGCTCGCCGCGGTGCACCAGCGCCGTAA
- a CDS encoding DeoR/GlpR family DNA-binding transcription regulator — MLTDSRHSAILRRVQETGSASVSDLARLVDVSESTIRRDLNALNGRGLLRRVRGGGAGMNQHGQPDHMVHPEKSGPGAAPPAASRPAAAPAPGSSSEQRIAVRAAELVRDGDVVVLDIGTTAALIARALRGRAVTVITASVAVLDELRDDPATELILLGGMLRRSCHSLAGSLTEDALRSLRATICFLGTSGVQPDGSVMDTTGTEVPVKQALLAAAPHIVLAADETKFPGTGIRPVASAGAFTTLITSIHSDPPTLELFRQAGSDVITV, encoded by the coding sequence ATGCTCACTGACAGCAGGCATTCCGCAATCTTGCGCAGGGTGCAGGAAACCGGCAGCGCCTCCGTCTCGGACCTGGCGCGCCTGGTTGACGTCAGCGAATCCACCATCCGCAGGGACCTCAACGCGCTCAACGGGCGGGGCCTGCTCCGGCGCGTCCGGGGCGGGGGTGCCGGGATGAACCAGCACGGGCAGCCGGACCACATGGTCCATCCGGAGAAGTCCGGGCCCGGCGCGGCACCGCCAGCCGCATCCCGCCCCGCCGCAGCCCCGGCCCCCGGGTCCTCATCCGAGCAGCGGATCGCGGTCCGGGCCGCGGAACTGGTGCGCGACGGCGACGTCGTGGTCCTGGACATCGGCACCACCGCCGCCCTGATCGCCAGGGCGCTTCGCGGGCGTGCCGTCACAGTGATCACCGCCAGCGTGGCGGTCCTGGACGAACTGCGCGATGACCCGGCCACCGAACTGATCCTGCTCGGGGGAATGCTCCGCCGGTCCTGCCACTCGCTGGCGGGGAGCCTGACGGAGGATGCGCTGCGCAGCCTGCGGGCCACCATCTGCTTCCTGGGCACCAGCGGCGTCCAGCCGGACGGCAGTGTCATGGACACCACCGGAACCGAAGTGCCGGTCAAGCAGGCCCTTTTGGCGGCCGCTCCGCACATTGTGCTCGCCGCCGATGAAACCAAGTTCCCGGGCACCGGCATCCGTCCGGTGGCCTCGGCGGGAGCCTTCACCACCCTGATCACATCGATCCACTCTGATCCGCCAACGCTGGAGCTGTTCCGGCAAGCAGGAAGCGACGTAATAACCGTATGA
- a CDS encoding GMC family oxidoreductase — MSEQISSFQPTGSADPLAASAHFDLDDDSVVVIIGSGAGGGTLAHELVEKGVKVVLLEAGPFLTNSDYVNNEWEAFNQMAWLDPRTTSGSWRIARDFPNLPAWIVKAVGGTTTHWSGATPRFKPHEFVSRTVYGRIDGANLLDWPLTLEDLEPYYDVAERKMGSTHVHGRPPLPANNNYKVFANGAEKLGYRHFATGPYATNAEPYDGRPASVQDGFNFQGDKSGAKWSTLVSEIPKSLKTGRLDLRPESQAVQITHTPEGKVDGVVYADAEGQLHHQKARVVAVAGNAIETPRLLLLSASPLFPDGLANSSGQVGRNYMRHTTGSVYAQFEQPVNMYRGETMAGLIADESRHDTDRGFAGGYYMETISLGPAFLASFVDPGAWGPGFAAILDGYRRTAGMWIVGEDMPQETNRVTLNTTVTDPLGLPVPNVHFDDHPNDVAMREHGYGQGQALYEAVGSTSAVRTPPYPSTHNLGTARMSSRPEDGVCNGFGQTHDVPNLFISDGSAFTTGAAANPTLTIVALAIRQAEYLAAQMALGEI; from the coding sequence ATGAGCGAACAGATTTCCAGTTTCCAGCCCACCGGATCAGCGGACCCGCTGGCCGCATCGGCGCACTTTGACCTCGACGACGATTCCGTCGTCGTCATCATTGGCTCGGGCGCCGGCGGCGGAACCCTGGCCCATGAACTGGTGGAGAAGGGGGTGAAGGTGGTGCTGCTCGAAGCGGGACCGTTCCTGACCAACTCCGACTACGTCAACAACGAGTGGGAAGCGTTCAACCAAATGGCGTGGCTGGATCCGCGCACCACCTCCGGCAGCTGGCGGATTGCCCGTGACTTTCCGAACCTGCCGGCATGGATCGTCAAGGCCGTGGGTGGAACCACCACCCACTGGTCCGGAGCCACACCGCGGTTCAAGCCGCACGAGTTTGTCTCCCGCACCGTGTACGGGCGGATCGACGGCGCCAACCTGCTGGACTGGCCGCTGACCCTGGAGGACCTGGAGCCGTACTACGACGTCGCGGAACGCAAAATGGGTTCCACCCACGTCCACGGCCGTCCGCCGCTGCCGGCGAACAACAACTACAAGGTGTTCGCCAACGGCGCGGAGAAACTCGGCTACCGGCACTTCGCCACCGGCCCCTATGCCACCAACGCGGAGCCCTACGACGGGCGTCCGGCCTCCGTGCAGGACGGCTTCAATTTCCAGGGCGACAAGTCCGGCGCCAAGTGGTCCACCCTGGTCTCGGAGATCCCCAAATCGCTGAAGACCGGGCGGCTGGACCTGCGGCCGGAGAGTCAGGCCGTGCAGATCACCCACACCCCGGAGGGCAAGGTGGACGGGGTGGTGTATGCCGACGCCGAGGGGCAGCTGCACCATCAAAAGGCCCGGGTGGTGGCGGTGGCCGGCAACGCGATTGAAACGCCGCGGTTGCTGCTGCTCTCCGCCTCACCGCTGTTCCCGGACGGGTTGGCGAACTCCTCGGGCCAGGTGGGCCGGAACTACATGCGGCACACCACCGGCTCCGTCTACGCACAGTTCGAGCAGCCGGTGAATATGTACCGCGGGGAAACCATGGCCGGGCTGATTGCCGATGAATCCCGCCACGACACCGACCGCGGTTTTGCCGGCGGCTACTACATGGAGACCATTTCGCTGGGCCCGGCGTTCCTGGCCTCCTTCGTGGATCCGGGCGCGTGGGGTCCCGGCTTCGCGGCGATCCTGGACGGATACCGGCGCACGGCCGGGATGTGGATTGTGGGCGAGGACATGCCGCAGGAAACCAACCGGGTCACGCTGAACACCACCGTCACGGATCCGCTGGGCCTGCCGGTGCCAAACGTGCACTTTGATGATCACCCCAATGACGTCGCCATGCGCGAACACGGATACGGGCAGGGCCAGGCCCTGTACGAGGCGGTGGGGTCGACGTCGGCGGTGCGGACGCCGCCCTATCCCTCCACCCATAACCTGGGGACCGCGCGGATGAGCAGCCGGCCCGAGGACGGGGTGTGCAACGGGTTTGGCCAAACCCACGATGTGCCGAACCTGTTCATTTCCGACGGATCGGCGTTCACCACCGGAGCCGCGGCCAATCCCACGCTGACCATCGTGGCGCTGGCCATCCGGCAGGCCGAGTACCTGGCGGCGCAAATGGCCCTGGGGGAGATCTGA
- a CDS encoding TIGR03086 family metal-binding protein, producing MTASLDLWRKNAEPFTAITVRTTDWDAQTPCDGWTARDLVEHVVATERDFLERHGLSGPEVDSGDPGKRWLEHERHVAELLADPAVADREFPGYFGPSTIGETLAGFYGGDLIVHRWDLATSQGLDAGLSTEDLEAVDAAMDGFGEQAYGPGLFAPPVPVPDDAGLLRRVLARTGRRA from the coding sequence ATGACAGCATCCCTGGACCTCTGGCGCAAGAACGCCGAGCCGTTCACCGCGATCACCGTACGGACCACGGACTGGGACGCGCAGACGCCGTGCGATGGCTGGACCGCCCGCGACCTGGTGGAGCATGTGGTCGCCACCGAACGGGACTTCCTGGAGCGGCACGGACTGTCCGGTCCGGAGGTGGACAGCGGTGATCCGGGAAAGCGGTGGCTGGAGCATGAACGTCACGTAGCGGAGCTGCTGGCCGATCCCGCCGTCGCGGACCGGGAATTCCCCGGTTACTTTGGCCCGAGCACGATCGGTGAAACCCTTGCCGGATTCTACGGTGGAGACCTGATTGTGCACCGCTGGGATCTTGCCACGTCCCAGGGGCTCGACGCCGGGTTGTCGACGGAGGATTTGGAGGCGGTGGATGCCGCGATGGACGGGTTTGGCGAGCAGGCCTACGGTCCCGGTCTGTTCGCCCCGCCGGTTCCGGTGCCCGACGACGCCGGCCTCCTCCGCCGGGTGCTCGCCCGGACGGGGCGCCGGGCCTGA
- a CDS encoding 6-phospho-beta-glucosidase has product MKLTLIGGGGFRVPQIFEALAAEDAAARVTELCLYDSAPERLAVMQSVLAQLAAATSRPPRVTVATELDAALRGAAFVFSAMRVGGAEGRIADERVALDLGVLGQETVGPGGLAYALRTLPAARRLAERVAAVAPEAWVINFTNPAGMVTEAMRAVLGDRVIGICDTPIGLMRRAVHAVGSTPGAVDFDYVGLNHLGWLRRISVAGEDRLPGLLADDAALGQMEEARLMGFDWVRALGAVPNEYLYYYYFQREATERIRTAAETRGEFLQRQQSGFYDQAHRHPDSALELWNRTKHEREASYMAESRPEDERNNRQESDLDGGGYQGVALELMGGLTDGTAGTMILNVANRGTVPELPDEAVIEVACDVRAGGVSAQKVAPVRGEMLGLLQQVKAVEQLTIAASVHRDPVLAWRALAAHPLVDSVSVAQKLLDVYRQTIPGVADAFK; this is encoded by the coding sequence ATGAAACTCACCCTGATCGGCGGCGGAGGCTTCCGTGTTCCCCAGATTTTCGAGGCGCTCGCCGCTGAGGACGCCGCCGCCCGCGTCACCGAACTGTGTCTGTATGACAGCGCACCGGAGCGGCTGGCCGTGATGCAGTCGGTGCTCGCCCAGCTGGCCGCCGCCACATCCCGCCCGCCGCGGGTCACCGTAGCCACGGAGCTCGACGCCGCGCTGCGGGGAGCCGCTTTTGTCTTCTCCGCCATGCGCGTGGGTGGAGCGGAGGGGCGCATCGCCGATGAGCGCGTTGCCCTGGATTTGGGCGTCCTCGGCCAGGAAACGGTGGGGCCCGGCGGACTGGCGTATGCGCTGCGGACACTTCCGGCGGCCCGGCGTCTGGCCGAACGGGTGGCAGCGGTGGCCCCGGAGGCCTGGGTCATCAACTTCACCAACCCGGCCGGCATGGTCACTGAAGCCATGCGCGCGGTGCTCGGGGACCGGGTGATCGGCATCTGCGACACCCCCATCGGGTTGATGCGCCGTGCGGTGCACGCCGTGGGATCCACACCGGGCGCGGTGGACTTTGACTATGTTGGGCTGAACCATTTGGGCTGGCTGCGCCGGATTTCCGTGGCCGGTGAAGACAGGCTGCCGGGACTGCTCGCCGACGACGCCGCGCTGGGACAGATGGAAGAAGCCCGGCTGATGGGCTTTGACTGGGTGCGTGCCCTGGGTGCGGTGCCCAACGAATACCTGTACTACTACTACTTCCAGCGCGAGGCGACCGAACGCATCCGCACCGCGGCCGAGACCCGCGGCGAATTCCTCCAGCGCCAGCAGTCCGGGTTCTACGACCAGGCGCACCGGCATCCGGACAGCGCTCTGGAGCTGTGGAACCGGACAAAGCATGAACGCGAGGCCAGCTACATGGCCGAAAGCCGCCCCGAGGACGAACGCAACAACCGGCAGGAGAGCGATCTCGATGGCGGGGGATACCAGGGCGTGGCCCTGGAGCTGATGGGCGGCCTGACGGATGGAACCGCCGGAACCATGATCCTCAACGTGGCCAACCGCGGCACTGTCCCGGAGCTGCCGGATGAAGCAGTGATTGAGGTGGCCTGCGACGTGAGGGCCGGCGGCGTCAGCGCCCAAAAGGTTGCCCCGGTCAGGGGCGAAATGCTGGGGCTGCTGCAGCAGGTCAAAGCGGTGGAGCAGCTGACCATCGCCGCATCCGTGCACCGGGATCCCGTGCTGGCCTGGCGGGCGCTGGCGGCTCACCCACTGGTGGATTCCGTTTCCGTGGCGCAAAAACTCCTGGACGTTTATCGGCAAACAATTCCAGGAGTGGCTGACGCCTTTAAATAA
- a CDS encoding NAD(P)-dependent alcohol dehydrogenase, with protein MKAVRVHRYGEDPHIDEVPEPEITGPWDVIVDVGAAGLCRTDLHVIEGQWDAIQHPRLPYILGHENAGWVREVGSAVVNVAPGDTVILHPLVTCGLCPPCRAGDDSHCENAVFPGLNVDGGMAEQLKTNARAVVKLDPSLQPADIAALADAGLTAYHAVRKAAPLLFPGTQAVVIGAGGLGHIGVQSLKALTAAHITVIDTSEAALELARSLGADTVLRSPDTAAVLEATDGGAHVVFDFVGEHGTEAQGIEMLRNRGSYYSIGYGGEIRIPTIELISREISVVGNLVGTYQDLVELMTLTAAGDITLHTTTYDLDDAVQAMHDLDAGKLTGRGILIPPAGRRTS; from the coding sequence GTGAAGGCTGTCCGGGTGCACCGCTATGGCGAGGATCCGCATATTGATGAAGTTCCCGAGCCGGAAATTACCGGTCCCTGGGATGTGATCGTGGATGTCGGAGCCGCCGGGCTGTGCCGGACCGACCTGCATGTGATCGAGGGCCAGTGGGATGCCATCCAGCATCCCCGGCTGCCCTACATCCTGGGCCACGAAAACGCCGGCTGGGTGCGCGAGGTGGGCTCCGCCGTCGTCAACGTGGCGCCCGGGGACACGGTGATCCTGCACCCCCTGGTGACCTGCGGACTGTGCCCGCCGTGCCGTGCCGGGGACGATTCGCACTGCGAAAACGCGGTGTTCCCGGGTTTGAATGTGGACGGAGGGATGGCCGAGCAGCTCAAGACCAATGCCCGCGCCGTCGTGAAGCTGGACCCGTCACTGCAGCCGGCGGACATCGCCGCCCTGGCCGACGCCGGACTCACCGCCTACCACGCGGTCCGCAAGGCCGCCCCGCTGCTGTTTCCCGGCACCCAGGCCGTGGTGATCGGCGCCGGCGGGCTCGGGCACATCGGCGTGCAGTCACTCAAGGCCCTCACCGCCGCGCACATCACCGTGATCGACACCTCCGAGGCCGCGTTGGAACTGGCCCGCTCCCTCGGCGCGGACACCGTGCTGCGAAGCCCGGACACCGCAGCGGTGCTGGAGGCCACGGACGGGGGAGCGCACGTCGTCTTCGACTTTGTGGGCGAACACGGCACCGAAGCACAGGGCATCGAGATGCTCCGGAACCGGGGCAGCTACTACTCCATTGGTTACGGCGGAGAAATCCGGATCCCCACCATCGAGCTGATCTCCCGCGAAATTTCAGTGGTGGGGAACCTGGTGGGCACCTACCAGGACCTGGTGGAGCTGATGACCCTGACCGCCGCCGGCGACATCACCCTGCACACCACCACGTACGACCTCGACGACGCCGTCCAGGCCATGCACGACCTCGACGCCGGCAAGCTGACCGGCCGGGGCATCCTCATCCCGCCGGCAGGAAGAAGGACGTCGTGA